The following coding sequences lie in one Alphaproteobacteria bacterium genomic window:
- a CDS encoding Gfo/Idh/MocA family oxidoreductase, producing the protein MKTINIGMIGGGFMGKAHSLAYAAMPMFFWPAPAMPVRKVVADVTEDLAKDAAARFGFERHTGDWRQIVEDDTIDAIDIATPNDSHEEIAVAAARAGKHILCEKPLARNAAESRRMFDAVKKAGVTHMVAFNYRRTPAVTTAARMIADGEIGDVLSFRGTYLQDWSADPDAPLSWRFQRSIAGSGANGDIGTHVIDMARFLVGEIVAVNAIAKTYVPTRPVQAGGLDKLGAAEKGGGDVPRGEVDVDDEILTLVRFANGATGSIEATRNAYGRNNFLAFEVHGTKGSILFDYERRDELQVCFADDPGDRKGFRTIFTGPAHAYGEALWPIPALGIGYGETKIIECHDFVKAIVDGDQPSPNFEDGWRIAVIADGILASAEQQAWLDVS; encoded by the coding sequence ATGAAGACCATCAACATCGGCATGATCGGCGGGGGGTTCATGGGCAAGGCGCACTCGCTCGCCTATGCGGCCATGCCCATGTTCTTCTGGCCCGCCCCGGCGATGCCCGTGCGCAAGGTCGTGGCGGACGTGACCGAGGACCTGGCCAAGGACGCGGCCGCGCGCTTCGGGTTCGAGCGACACACAGGGGACTGGCGGCAGATCGTCGAGGACGACACGATCGACGCGATCGACATCGCGACCCCGAACGACAGCCATGAGGAGATCGCGGTTGCGGCGGCGAGGGCCGGCAAGCACATCCTGTGCGAGAAGCCGCTGGCGCGGAACGCCGCCGAGAGCCGCCGCATGTTCGACGCGGTCAAGAAGGCCGGGGTCACCCACATGGTCGCCTTCAACTATCGCCGCACGCCGGCGGTGACGACGGCGGCCCGGATGATCGCCGATGGCGAGATCGGTGACGTGCTCAGTTTCCGGGGTACCTACCTTCAGGACTGGTCTGCCGATCCGGATGCACCGCTGTCCTGGCGTTTCCAGAGGTCGATCGCCGGTTCCGGCGCCAACGGCGACATAGGCACCCACGTCATCGACATGGCGCGCTTCTTGGTCGGCGAGATCGTCGCGGTAAATGCCATCGCCAAGACCTATGTGCCGACCCGCCCCGTCCAGGCCGGGGGCCTCGACAAGCTCGGCGCGGCCGAGAAGGGCGGCGGCGACGTACCCCGAGGGGAGGTCGACGTCGATGACGAGATCCTGACGCTGGTCCGCTTCGCCAACGGGGCCACCGGCAGCATCGAGGCCACGCGCAACGCCTATGGCCGCAACAACTTCCTGGCGTTCGAGGTGCACGGCACGAAGGGGTCGATCCTGTTCGATTATGAGCGGCGCGACGAGCTTCAGGTCTGCTTCGCCGACGACCCCGGAGACCGCAAGGGCTTCCGCACCATCTTCACCGGGCCGGCGCATGCCTATGGCGAGGCCCTGTGGCCGATCCCGGCGCTGGGCATCGGCTACGGCGAGACCAAGATCATCGAGTGCCACGATTTCGTGAAGGCGATCGTCGACGGCGATCAGCCCTCGCCGAACTTCGAGGACGGCTGGCGGATCGCCGTGATCGCCGATGGAATCCTCGCCTCTGCCGAGCAGCAGGCCTGGCTGGACGTGTCGTGA
- a CDS encoding substrate-binding domain-containing protein, which produces MLNIGAGWVSASISAACLVGLSTSAQVASAQADPRAALDALQQTVLSTGPGGEQPVSAADVVLSGEEVAQVQSMGATAALVFHYGGNDWSQAQIDGLTARFGELGIEIVAVTDAGFKPDKQVSDIETVLAQEPDIIVSIPVDPVATADAYKRAADAGVHLVFMDNVPAGLKVGDDYVSVVSADNYGNGVASAHLMAEALDGSGSIGVVYHAADFFVTRQRYDAFTATIAEDYPGIELAVEQGIGGPDFAGEAERVASAMLTANPNLDGVWAVWDVPAEGVIAAARAAGRDDLVITTIDLGENVAISIAQDSFVYGLGAQRPYDQGVTEANLAAYALLGKPAPDYVALPALPVSRENLLDAWQTVYHAPAPDTVQGLME; this is translated from the coding sequence ATGCTGAATATTGGAGCTGGATGGGTCAGCGCATCCATATCGGCTGCATGTCTTGTCGGTCTGTCTACCAGCGCGCAGGTCGCCTCGGCACAGGCGGATCCGCGTGCAGCGCTGGACGCGCTCCAACAGACGGTGCTCAGCACCGGTCCGGGTGGCGAACAGCCGGTTTCGGCGGCCGACGTCGTGCTCAGCGGTGAGGAGGTCGCGCAGGTTCAGAGCATGGGCGCCACGGCAGCCCTGGTGTTCCACTATGGGGGCAACGACTGGTCGCAGGCGCAGATCGACGGCCTGACCGCACGCTTCGGCGAGCTGGGGATCGAGATCGTGGCGGTCACCGATGCCGGCTTCAAGCCCGACAAGCAGGTGTCCGACATCGAGACCGTGCTGGCGCAGGAGCCGGACATCATCGTGTCGATTCCGGTCGATCCGGTGGCGACTGCCGACGCATACAAGCGCGCCGCCGATGCCGGCGTCCACCTCGTGTTCATGGACAACGTGCCCGCCGGCCTGAAGGTGGGCGACGACTATGTCTCCGTCGTATCCGCCGACAATTACGGCAACGGCGTTGCATCCGCCCACTTGATGGCCGAGGCGTTGGACGGCTCCGGCAGCATCGGCGTCGTCTATCACGCTGCCGACTTCTTCGTGACCCGCCAACGCTACGACGCGTTCACGGCGACCATTGCCGAGGACTACCCCGGCATCGAGCTGGCTGTGGAGCAGGGCATCGGCGGACCGGACTTCGCCGGCGAGGCCGAGCGGGTGGCGTCGGCCATGCTGACCGCAAACCCGAACCTGGACGGCGTTTGGGCGGTCTGGGACGTGCCGGCCGAGGGCGTGATCGCCGCCGCGCGGGCGGCCGGCCGGGACGACTTGGTCATCACCACGATCGACCTGGGCGAGAACGTCGCTATCAGCATCGCGCAGGACAGCTTTGTCTACGGGCTCGGCGCGCAGCGGCCATACGACCAGGGCGTCACCGAGGCCAACCTCGCCGCCTATGCGCTGCTCGGCAAGCCGGCGCCCGACTACGTGGCGCTGCCGGCTCTGCCGGTCAGCCGCGAGAACCTGCTCGATGCGTGGCAGACCGTCTACCACGCGCCGGCGCCGGATACCGTCCAGGGCTTGATGGAATAG
- a CDS encoding sugar phosphate isomerase/epimerase — protein sequence MSGWKLGYETNCWGALGGDGVGVTSIKDLFYRTFADMGNALADIGEAGFQGVELFDGSLVDFADDIAGFRSLLDKAGVSLIGVYSGGNYIYPDILEDELWRVERAAQVAAAAGAEHLVVGGGAKRSNGLHDGDHERLARALDRVCHIAERHGLTAHFHPHLTTIAEAPDEIDEVFSMSRINFCPDTAHLAAGGGDPAAMIRKYFDRISYVHLKDLRRDPFAFLPLGEGELDMTGIVGTLADLGYSGWVTVELDSHPDPKAAALASRRFLEAAMRQHGMETVG from the coding sequence ATGAGTGGCTGGAAGCTGGGCTATGAGACCAACTGCTGGGGTGCGCTCGGCGGCGACGGCGTCGGGGTCACCTCGATCAAGGACCTGTTCTACCGGACCTTCGCCGACATGGGGAACGCGCTCGCCGATATCGGCGAGGCAGGCTTCCAGGGCGTCGAGCTGTTCGACGGCAGCCTGGTCGACTTCGCGGACGACATTGCCGGTTTCCGGTCGTTGCTCGACAAGGCCGGCGTCTCGCTGATCGGCGTCTATTCCGGCGGCAACTACATCTACCCGGACATCCTGGAAGACGAACTGTGGCGGGTTGAGCGTGCGGCGCAAGTGGCCGCGGCCGCGGGCGCGGAGCACCTGGTCGTGGGCGGTGGCGCGAAGCGGTCGAACGGTCTGCATGACGGCGACCACGAGAGGCTCGCCCGCGCGCTTGATCGGGTCTGCCACATCGCGGAGCGCCACGGATTGACCGCCCATTTCCATCCGCACCTGACCACGATCGCGGAGGCTCCCGACGAGATCGACGAGGTGTTCTCGATGTCTCGGATCAACTTCTGTCCCGACACCGCCCATCTCGCCGCCGGCGGCGGTGATCCGGCCGCGATGATCCGAAAGTACTTCGACCGGATCAGTTACGTGCACCTCAAGGATCTCCGGCGCGATCCGTTCGCCTTCTTGCCGCTGGGCGAGGGCGAACTCGACATGACCGGAATCGTCGGGACGCTGGCCGATCTGGGTTATTCGGGCTGGGTTACGGTCGAGCTCGACTCCCATCCCGATCCGAAGGCCGCGGCGCTGGCCAGCCGTCGCTTCCTCGAAGCGGCAATGCGCCAACACGGCATGGAAACCGTCGGCTAA
- a CDS encoding agarase, which yields MNAPNLDAFGGTPERTFDATDFVRLEQTSERWWLVDPAGNGFISIGLNHADESNLKYPHNLEIWKRKYGSRERWIRDGLVRDLKDWGFNTIGWTQEYISGDWGVALDWHTDVIDLGHSSTPWPAPDFALADMPYILQIRVAEIEDWKGQPAFPDVFDPDFDVYCEYLARNVCFDNADSRNLIGYFLVDIPSWLPHASGRFFPGFEGLSGKAYDTKLYDVASKYYETMVKHIRRYDRNHLILGDRYNGNKGIPTPVLEAMKPFVDVLSIQYFSGPNIEDHVAMRDAFAGWQEICGKPVLNADLGNWCATKLNPNRSTGLGSQAERGSNYVESITELLKAPWFVGWHWCSYVENTARGWGIKDPWDEPYQDFIGPVAAFNKRVYELAG from the coding sequence ATGAACGCACCCAATCTAGATGCATTCGGCGGCACGCCGGAGCGCACGTTCGACGCCACAGACTTCGTCCGCCTCGAGCAGACCAGCGAACGCTGGTGGCTGGTCGACCCGGCCGGCAACGGCTTCATTTCGATCGGTCTCAATCATGCCGACGAGTCCAATTTGAAGTACCCGCACAACTTGGAGATATGGAAACGCAAGTACGGGTCACGCGAGCGCTGGATCCGCGACGGCCTTGTCCGGGACCTGAAGGACTGGGGCTTCAATACTATCGGCTGGACCCAGGAGTACATCAGCGGTGACTGGGGCGTGGCACTCGACTGGCACACCGATGTCATCGATCTGGGCCACTCCAGTACGCCGTGGCCGGCGCCCGACTTCGCGCTCGCCGACATGCCCTACATCCTGCAGATCCGGGTAGCCGAGATCGAGGACTGGAAGGGCCAGCCGGCTTTCCCCGACGTGTTCGACCCCGACTTCGACGTCTACTGCGAATACCTGGCGCGCAACGTCTGCTTCGACAATGCGGACTCCAGGAACCTGATCGGATACTTCCTGGTCGACATCCCGTCCTGGCTTCCGCATGCCAGCGGCCGCTTCTTCCCGGGATTTGAGGGGCTTTCGGGTAAGGCGTACGACACCAAGCTCTACGACGTCGCCAGCAAGTACTACGAGACGATGGTCAAGCATATCCGGCGCTACGACCGGAACCACTTGATCCTCGGCGACCGCTACAACGGCAACAAGGGCATCCCGACCCCGGTGTTGGAGGCGATGAAGCCCTTTGTCGATGTTCTGTCCATTCAGTATTTCTCCGGCCCGAACATCGAAGACCACGTCGCCATGCGCGATGCCTTCGCCGGATGGCAGGAGATCTGCGGCAAGCCGGTGCTCAACGCCGACCTCGGCAACTGGTGTGCGACCAAGCTCAATCCCAACCGCTCGACCGGACTCGGATCCCAGGCCGAGCGCGGCAGCAACTATGTGGAATCGATCACCGAGTTGCTGAAGGCGCCGTGGTTCGTCGGCTGGCACTGGTGCTCCTACGTCGAGAACACGGCGCGGGGCTGGGGCATCAAGGACCCGTGGGACGAGCCCTATCAGGACTTCATCGGGCCGGTCGCCGCCTTCAACAAGCGGGTCTATGAGCTCGCGGGCTGA
- a CDS encoding substrate-binding domain-containing protein translates to MTQPKNWRALLAATASTIVIGAAAAQAQDAGGCAIANGLDPAALVPAGIVGAGPFGEEPSTIASVQLTEEQGEAARAAGFRVGVVMQTMDIDWSQLVVAGISDTLEKYGAELVGVTDPGFQVDRQVAQIGDMIQLQPDAIISIPVDNTATAQAYKTIADAGIKLILMHQVPAGLEYPRDYQAVISPDNRGNGQVAAEMLASHIPDGGVVGIVDFGVDFFTTNERTRQVHAWFEDNRPDVELRQVDFIDTTKAGDVAANFLTANPDVNGMFVVWDAPAMQVVSALRAQALDIPVTTIDVGVEAAIEMARCGYIKGIAAQLPYDQGVAEAEAALQVLLGNQPPPWIVLQAVPVVPSNLLESYEAVFHAPPPDALVETCKASGGC, encoded by the coding sequence ATGACCCAACCGAAGAACTGGCGCGCGCTGTTGGCCGCTACGGCCTCGACGATCGTCATCGGAGCGGCCGCGGCCCAGGCTCAGGATGCCGGGGGCTGCGCGATTGCCAACGGACTCGATCCGGCCGCGCTGGTTCCGGCGGGGATCGTCGGCGCCGGCCCGTTCGGCGAGGAGCCATCGACCATCGCATCCGTCCAACTGACCGAAGAGCAGGGCGAAGCCGCCCGCGCCGCCGGTTTCAGGGTCGGCGTGGTGATGCAAACCATGGACATCGACTGGTCGCAGCTGGTGGTCGCCGGCATCAGCGATACGCTGGAGAAGTACGGCGCCGAGTTGGTCGGTGTCACCGATCCCGGCTTTCAGGTCGACCGCCAGGTGGCGCAGATCGGCGATATGATTCAACTGCAGCCGGACGCGATCATCAGCATCCCGGTCGACAACACGGCGACGGCGCAGGCGTACAAGACGATCGCCGACGCCGGCATCAAGCTGATCCTGATGCACCAGGTTCCGGCGGGTCTCGAGTACCCGCGCGACTACCAGGCCGTGATCTCGCCGGACAACCGTGGCAACGGACAGGTTGCCGCTGAGATGCTGGCGTCGCACATCCCGGACGGAGGCGTGGTCGGCATCGTCGATTTCGGCGTCGACTTCTTCACCACCAACGAGCGCACGCGACAGGTTCATGCCTGGTTCGAGGACAACCGGCCGGATGTCGAGTTGCGCCAGGTCGACTTCATCGACACGACCAAGGCGGGCGACGTCGCCGCCAACTTCCTGACCGCCAACCCGGACGTGAACGGCATGTTCGTGGTCTGGGACGCACCGGCGATGCAAGTCGTCTCCGCGCTCCGGGCTCAGGCGCTCGATATTCCGGTCACGACGATCGATGTCGGCGTCGAGGCGGCGATCGAGATGGCGCGCTGCGGCTACATCAAGGGTATCGCGGCGCAGCTGCCATACGACCAGGGCGTCGCTGAGGCCGAGGCGGCATTGCAGGTGCTGTTGGGAAATCAGCCGCCGCCGTGGATCGTGCTGCAGGCGGTGCCGGTGGTGCCGAGCAACCTGCTCGAGTCCTACGAGGCGGTCTTCCACGCGCCGCCGCCCGACGCATTGGTCGAGACCTGCAAGGCATCCGGCGGCTGTTGA
- a CDS encoding ABC transporter permease translates to MSDVQRRLLSGEGMLYVAFLILIVIFAVSSPVFLTMGNIENIGRQTALVSIIAVGMTFVIVSGEFDLSVGSVMALCGVIAAMAMQYVGNHWVVGAIAAIGCGALIGLVNGLITTLFRIPSFLVTLGSLSIARGLALLATGTRPVIITNDPYFLLFGEGHLIGLPVPIVWTLVVIAAGIVLLHFSTFGRKVYATGGNATAARYSGIATARIKTLSLVLAGALAGLAALVLSARSHAARPDVGAGLELDVITAVILGGAALSGGRGTIIGAIVGSLIIGILNNGLVLLGVDASVQLAVKGLIIWIAVALSGR, encoded by the coding sequence ATGAGCGACGTGCAGCGTCGGCTGCTGTCGGGCGAAGGCATGCTCTACGTCGCGTTCCTGATCCTGATCGTGATCTTCGCCGTCTCCTCGCCCGTGTTCCTGACCATGGGCAACATCGAGAATATCGGCCGCCAGACGGCGCTGGTCTCGATCATTGCCGTCGGCATGACCTTCGTCATCGTTTCGGGCGAATTCGATCTGTCGGTCGGCTCCGTCATGGCGCTCTGCGGTGTAATCGCCGCCATGGCCATGCAGTATGTCGGCAACCACTGGGTGGTCGGCGCGATCGCGGCGATCGGCTGCGGCGCGCTGATCGGGTTGGTCAACGGACTGATCACCACGCTGTTCCGCATCCCTTCCTTCCTGGTGACGCTCGGTTCGCTCAGCATCGCGCGCGGCCTGGCGCTGCTTGCCACGGGAACGCGGCCGGTCATCATCACCAACGACCCCTATTTCCTGCTGTTCGGCGAGGGTCATCTGATCGGCCTGCCGGTGCCGATCGTCTGGACGCTGGTCGTGATAGCTGCCGGCATCGTGCTGCTGCACTTCAGCACCTTCGGTCGCAAGGTCTATGCGACCGGCGGCAACGCGACGGCCGCGCGCTACTCCGGCATCGCGACCGCACGGATCAAGACCCTGAGCCTGGTGTTGGCCGGTGCGCTGGCCGGCCTGGCTGCGCTGGTGCTGAGCGCACGCTCGCACGCCGCGCGGCCGGATGTCGGGGCCGGGCTGGAACTCGACGTGATCACCGCCGTGATCCTGGGCGGGGCCGCATTGTCGGGTGGCCGCGGCACGATCATCGGCGCCATCGTCGGCAGCCTGATCATCGGAATTCTGAACAACGGTCTGGTCCTGCTCGGGGTCGACGCATCGGTCCAGCTCGCGGTCAAGGGCCTGATCATCTGGATCGCGGTGGCGCTCAGCGGCCGCTGA
- a CDS encoding sugar ABC transporter ATP-binding protein gives MIAELATDRDAVPAVPRADVAPLIELDGVNKSFGGVRALRGVHFDLRPGEVHALLGQNGAGKSTLIKILAGVTPRDQGQIRIDGVDTEFRSSAAARAAGIGVVYQELSLVPQMSIADNLYLAREPSTFGLVQRRRMLREARQFIAGHGLDLDPATPVHQLPFAYRQLTEIAKALSGNVRILILDEPTSSLSKGEEDILFDAVEEVTKRGVGVIYITHRLSEVFRLSDRVTVLRDGANAGTFATSDTDMATLVAAIVGTETAAADEAASPVSAKDAAADPTRAPVEDIPLVELRDAVNDRLRGVNLAVRPGEIVGLAGMIGSGRTEILETIFGLRRLNAGQLLIDGEPTRVRGPVDAIRHGIGLVPEDRHVQGLVLEHTIERNTVLPWLNKLRRFGLFRSAAARKRTQQTMAALSVKAPSPSTRVRNLSGGNQQKVVFGRWQEPGMRLLLLDEPTVGVDVGAREQIYDVVRHVVGERAAALVVSSDLAELLLLCDRIAVVVDGNIVSVHARADLRNEEHLHQLVQEQQQ, from the coding sequence ATGATCGCGGAACTTGCCACCGACCGAGATGCCGTACCCGCCGTACCGCGTGCGGATGTGGCGCCGCTGATCGAACTCGACGGTGTCAACAAGAGTTTCGGCGGCGTGCGCGCTCTGCGCGGCGTGCATTTCGACCTTCGGCCGGGCGAGGTCCACGCGCTGCTCGGCCAGAACGGCGCCGGCAAGTCGACCCTGATCAAGATCCTGGCCGGCGTGACGCCGCGCGACCAGGGCCAGATCAGGATCGACGGCGTCGACACCGAGTTCCGCAGCTCGGCGGCCGCGCGCGCTGCGGGCATCGGCGTGGTCTACCAGGAACTGAGCCTGGTGCCGCAGATGTCGATCGCCGACAATCTCTATCTGGCGCGCGAGCCGAGCACGTTCGGGCTGGTGCAGAGACGGCGCATGCTGCGCGAGGCGCGTCAGTTCATCGCCGGGCACGGCCTCGACCTCGATCCGGCTACGCCGGTGCACCAGCTTCCGTTCGCCTACCGGCAGCTGACCGAGATCGCCAAGGCGCTGAGCGGCAACGTCCGCATCCTCATCCTCGACGAACCGACGTCGTCGCTGTCGAAGGGCGAGGAGGACATCCTGTTCGACGCGGTGGAAGAGGTGACCAAGCGCGGCGTCGGCGTCATCTACATCACCCATCGGCTCAGCGAGGTCTTCCGGCTGTCGGACCGGGTCACGGTGCTGCGCGACGGCGCCAACGCGGGCACGTTCGCCACAAGCGATACAGACATGGCGACGCTGGTCGCCGCTATTGTCGGAACGGAAACCGCGGCGGCAGACGAAGCGGCGTCGCCAGTCTCCGCCAAGGACGCTGCCGCTGACCCGACACGAGCGCCGGTCGAAGACATACCCCTGGTCGAGCTGCGAGATGCCGTCAACGATCGCTTGCGCGGGGTGAACCTCGCGGTTCGGCCGGGCGAGATCGTTGGCCTTGCCGGGATGATCGGCAGCGGCCGCACAGAGATCCTGGAAACGATCTTCGGCCTGCGGCGGCTCAATGCCGGTCAGCTCCTCATCGACGGCGAACCAACGCGCGTGCGCGGGCCCGTGGACGCGATCCGCCATGGCATTGGCTTGGTTCCGGAGGACCGCCACGTTCAGGGGCTCGTGCTCGAACATACGATCGAGCGCAATACGGTGCTCCCCTGGCTGAACAAGTTGCGACGCTTCGGGCTGTTCCGCTCGGCAGCGGCGCGAAAGCGCACGCAGCAGACCATGGCGGCCCTGTCCGTCAAGGCGCCTTCGCCCAGCACGCGGGTGCGGAACCTTTCCGGAGGCAATCAGCAGAAGGTGGTCTTCGGCCGCTGGCAAGAGCCCGGTATGCGGCTGCTTCTCCTCGACGAACCGACGGTCGGCGTCGATGTCGGTGCACGCGAGCAGATCTACGACGTGGTCCGCCATGTGGTCGGAGAGCGCGCGGCCGCTCTGGTGGTCTCGTCCGACCTCGCCGAACTGCTGCTGCTCTGCGACCGCATCGCCGTGGTCGTCGACGGCAACATCGTTTCCGTCCACGCACGGGCGGATCTGCGCAACGAGGAGCACCTCCACCAACTCGTCCAGGAGCAACAGCAATGA
- a CDS encoding substrate-binding domain-containing protein, translating into MPRLQPRQSLLVGTALAATTAVVAGGFPAHADPTADLDPASLVPPGIVGLSQAGDEASDPALAWLTEEECEQAQAEAFEIGIVMQTMNIEWSTEQVRGITDGLARCGATVIGVTNPDFTVEKQIGQIDDMILLQPDAIISIPVDDVATATSYAKVQEAGIKLIMMDNVPAGLQHPADYQTVVSSDSQGLGAVSAAILSEYLPEDATVGVISFGISFYVTNERTRGFKDWMAANRPDVTIEEEYFLNPNDAGSIADSFLIANPNIQGLFTEWSGPGLAAASAARAQGEADSSVTINLEGDVAIELAKGSMIVGLASRSPTTRASPRRTRRSRACWDRNCRRSWPMPRCLSSRTTCSKPGTRCSTCRRQTILSRPATATRSAASSAGCRTRSGVISNA; encoded by the coding sequence ATGCCTCGACTACAACCTCGACAGAGCCTTCTCGTCGGCACGGCGCTTGCCGCCACGACGGCCGTCGTCGCCGGCGGGTTTCCCGCTCACGCGGACCCGACCGCCGACCTTGATCCCGCAAGCCTGGTGCCGCCTGGCATCGTTGGCCTCAGTCAGGCGGGGGACGAAGCCTCGGACCCGGCCCTTGCCTGGCTGACAGAAGAGGAATGCGAACAGGCGCAGGCCGAAGCATTCGAGATCGGCATCGTCATGCAGACGATGAACATCGAGTGGTCGACCGAGCAGGTGCGTGGCATTACCGACGGGCTGGCACGCTGCGGCGCGACGGTCATCGGCGTGACCAACCCCGATTTCACTGTCGAGAAGCAGATCGGCCAGATCGACGACATGATTCTGCTGCAGCCGGATGCGATCATCAGCATCCCGGTCGACGACGTGGCGACGGCGACCAGCTACGCCAAGGTGCAGGAAGCCGGCATCAAGCTGATCATGATGGACAACGTGCCGGCCGGGCTACAGCACCCAGCCGACTACCAGACGGTGGTGTCGTCGGACAGCCAGGGACTCGGCGCCGTTTCGGCCGCCATCCTGTCCGAGTACCTGCCCGAGGACGCTACGGTCGGCGTGATCAGTTTCGGGATCAGCTTCTACGTCACCAACGAGCGGACGCGCGGTTTCAAGGACTGGATGGCCGCGAACCGGCCCGATGTGACGATCGAGGAGGAGTACTTCCTGAATCCGAACGACGCCGGCAGCATCGCGGACAGTTTCCTGATCGCAAACCCCAACATCCAGGGCCTGTTCACCGAGTGGTCCGGCCCCGGCCTCGCGGCAGCCTCGGCGGCACGCGCCCAGGGGGAAGCAGATTCCAGCGTCACGATCAATCTCGAGGGCGACGTCGCGATCGAGCTGGCGAAGGGCAGCATGATTGTCGGCCTAGCGTCGCGGTCCCCTACGACCAGGGCGTCACCGAGGCGAACGCGGCGATCAAGAGCCTGCTGGGACAGGAACTGCCGCCGTTCCTGGCCTATGCCGCGGTGCCTGTCATCCAGAACAACGTGCTCGAAGCCTGGGACACGGTGTTCCACCTGCCGCCGCCAGACGATCTTGTCTCGGCCTGCGACAGCAACCCGATCTGCGGCAAGTAGCGCTGGCTGCCGCACACGTTCTGGAGTGATTTCCAATGCCTGA
- a CDS encoding ROK family protein, whose translation MTLVLSGQAATRQEIEIESGLGRAMVADRLTTLINLGLLDESTLGQARGGRAPRLLRFCAEAGVYLVAFIDKTMLSVGVADLTGKLLVEHHEEIDLSLGPEAVLQRLCTLFDWALEQHQTDRTVWGIGIAVPGPVELTQDEPFGSPAFHFMPMWQSYPFVEQLIARHRTPVWVRSAVECMALGERKAGSGQGTDNLLFVKLGRGISAGVIADGQLLRGDVGGGGLLGHVVVDESSTEVCSCGNVGCLEVRAGGDAIAREGIRAAKDGRSPQLAGILGSNGVITANDVGIAAQLGDSFSTELLVRSGRLIGDALAAATNMLNPSVIVLGGEVTQTGDLLLSAVRQALYRRAHPLTTRDLHIVKSQMGSSAGLLGAALVVFDTLFTGNTLENWVAYGSPLRCPSFAERLEVDRTPPPRKDRPAPPPGPTVQRSVRK comes from the coding sequence TTGACCTTGGTCTTGTCCGGGCAAGCGGCCACGCGCCAGGAGATCGAGATCGAGTCCGGGCTTGGCCGCGCCATGGTGGCCGACCGGCTGACCACACTCATCAACCTGGGCCTGCTCGACGAGAGCACCCTCGGGCAGGCACGGGGCGGCCGCGCGCCGCGCCTGCTCAGGTTCTGCGCAGAGGCTGGGGTGTATCTGGTTGCCTTCATCGACAAGACCATGCTCAGCGTCGGCGTCGCCGACCTCACGGGGAAACTGCTGGTCGAGCACCATGAGGAGATCGACCTGTCGCTGGGCCCGGAAGCGGTCCTACAACGGCTGTGCACTCTCTTTGACTGGGCGCTGGAGCAGCATCAGACCGATCGCACGGTGTGGGGAATCGGTATCGCCGTCCCCGGTCCGGTGGAGCTGACCCAGGACGAGCCCTTCGGGTCGCCTGCCTTCCATTTCATGCCGATGTGGCAGTCCTACCCGTTCGTCGAGCAACTCATCGCGCGGCACCGCACGCCGGTCTGGGTGCGCAGTGCCGTCGAGTGTATGGCGCTGGGCGAGCGCAAGGCCGGCAGCGGACAGGGGACCGACAACCTGCTCTTCGTCAAGCTCGGGCGCGGAATCAGCGCCGGCGTGATCGCCGACGGCCAACTGCTACGCGGCGACGTTGGCGGCGGCGGCCTGCTTGGCCATGTCGTCGTCGACGAATCCAGCACCGAGGTCTGCTCCTGCGGCAACGTCGGCTGCCTGGAAGTTCGGGCCGGCGGTGATGCGATTGCGCGTGAGGGCATCCGCGCGGCCAAGGACGGGCGCAGTCCGCAACTGGCGGGGATCCTGGGCTCCAACGGCGTCATCACCGCCAACGATGTCGGCATTGCGGCGCAACTCGGCGATAGTTTCAGCACGGAATTGCTCGTACGTAGCGGCAGGCTGATCGGCGATGCACTCGCCGCAGCGACCAACATGCTCAATCCCTCCGTCATCGTTTTGGGTGGCGAGGTCACCCAGACCGGAGATCTGCTGTTGTCGGCAGTGCGCCAGGCACTGTATCGGCGGGCGCACCCGCTGACCACGCGCGATCTGCACATCGTCAAATCCCAGATGGGCAGTTCCGCCGGACTGCTCGGCGCCGCACTGGTCGTGTTCGATACACTCTTCACCGGCAACACCCTCGAAAACTGGGTCGCCTACGGCTCCCCCCTTCGTTGCCCGAGTTTTGCGGAACGGCTGGAGGTCGATCGGACACCACCCCCCCGGAAGGATCGGCCGGCGCCACCGCCTGGCCCGACCGTGCAGCGGTCGGTACGGAAATGA